The following are from one region of the Halarcobacter sp. genome:
- a CDS encoding aldolase/citrate lyase family protein: MTHPNEALFESGKSLPIIPTCEHFAGSEKLIKKGFDMQRKLGPVFDITCDCEDGAETGKEVEHAEMIVRVVNSEDNPYGMAGTRIHDFSHPDWKQDVDILVPGAGEKLAYITLPKSTSYEDVKTQIEYIQEVAKKAGISREIPIHILIETHGALQDVEKIATLPWLQVLDFGLMDFVSGYQGAIPAINMRSPGQFEHRLIGAAKAKVCQAAIQNHVIPCHNVTLDLKNPYQTYKDAERARNEFGFMRMWSIYPTQVQAIVDAMKPDFTELEAAQNILLAAQDAEWGPIQYDGELHDRATYRYFWELVQRGKFSGAKLLDETEKRFFS; the protein is encoded by the coding sequence ATGACACACCCAAATGAAGCACTATTTGAATCTGGTAAAAGTTTACCAATTATACCAACTTGTGAGCACTTTGCAGGAAGTGAAAAACTTATCAAAAAAGGTTTTGATATGCAAAGAAAGCTTGGTCCTGTTTTTGATATTACTTGTGACTGCGAAGATGGAGCAGAAACTGGTAAAGAGGTTGAACATGCTGAAATGATTGTAAGAGTTGTAAATTCTGAAGATAATCCATATGGTATGGCTGGAACTAGAATTCACGATTTCTCACATCCTGATTGGAAACAAGATGTTGATATTTTAGTTCCAGGTGCTGGTGAAAAATTAGCATATATAACTTTACCTAAATCAACTTCTTATGAAGATGTAAAAACTCAAATTGAATATATTCAAGAGGTTGCTAAAAAAGCAGGTATTAGTAGAGAGATTCCAATTCATATCTTAATTGAAACGCATGGAGCATTACAAGATGTAGAAAAAATTGCTACTTTACCTTGGTTACAAGTTTTAGATTTTGGTCTTATGGACTTTGTATCAGGTTACCAAGGTGCAATTCCAGCGATTAATATGAGAAGTCCAGGACAGTTTGAACACAGATTAATTGGAGCAGCTAAAGCAAAAGTTTGTCAAGCAGCAATCCAAAATCATGTTATTCCTTGTCATAATGTTACATTGGATTTAAAAAATCCTTACCAAACATATAAAGATGCGGAAAGAGCTAGAAATGAGTTTGGATTTATGAGAATGTGGTCAATTTACCCAACACAAGTACAAGCAATCGTTGATGCAATGAAACCAGACTTTACAGAATTAGAAGCTGCACAAAATATCCTACTTGCAGCTCAAGATGCAGAATGGGGACCAATCCAATATGATGGTGAGTTACATGACAGAGCTACATATAGATATTTTTGGGAGTTAGTTCAAAGAGGAAAATTCTCAGGGGCTAAACTATTAGATGAAACAGAAAAAAGATTTTTTTCTTAG
- a CDS encoding MaoC family dehydratase, producing MSKINIGNFFEDFSIGQEIIHPLPRTISEGDVSLYIAFTGSRFALHSSDVVATQMGYDKRPIDDVLMFHLTFGKSVQDISLNAIANLGYAEISFPNPVYVGDTVSMTSTVIGLKENSNGKSGVVYVHSIGLNQNGAEVLNFKRWVMVHKKDKTTLTGIKEIPTFKESTPISDNINIPIINMVDTDATGGKYFFEDYEKGERLNHPEGITIDNSDHTLATKLYQNNAKVHFNDHMMKSTPMGERLMYGGIIISIARAISFNGLQNAQWMYAINSGAHCNPTYAGDTIYAYTEVIDTIDHKRDDIGLLRLRTVAVKNQKSEEISNPKDEDGKYLKNVVLDLDYTVIIPKNKTKK from the coding sequence GTGTCAAAAATAAATATAGGTAATTTTTTTGAAGACTTTTCAATTGGTCAAGAGATTATTCACCCACTTCCTAGAACAATAAGTGAAGGAGATGTGTCTTTATACATCGCTTTCACTGGTTCTAGATTTGCCCTACACTCTTCAGATGTAGTAGCAACACAAATGGGTTATGATAAAAGACCAATTGATGATGTATTAATGTTTCATTTGACATTTGGTAAATCTGTACAAGATATATCTTTAAATGCTATTGCAAACTTAGGATATGCAGAGATTAGTTTTCCAAATCCAGTATATGTTGGTGACACAGTTTCTATGACATCAACAGTTATTGGATTAAAAGAGAACTCAAATGGTAAAAGTGGAGTTGTATATGTACACTCTATTGGTTTGAACCAAAATGGAGCTGAAGTTTTAAACTTCAAAAGATGGGTTATGGTTCATAAAAAAGATAAAACAACATTAACAGGTATTAAAGAGATTCCAACATTCAAAGAATCTACACCTATTAGTGATAATATCAATATACCAATAATAAACATGGTTGATACAGATGCAACAGGTGGTAAATACTTTTTTGAAGATTATGAAAAAGGTGAGAGACTAAATCACCCTGAAGGTATTACTATAGATAACAGTGATCATACTTTAGCAACAAAATTGTATCAAAACAATGCAAAAGTACACTTCAATGACCATATGATGAAATCTACACCTATGGGTGAAAGATTGATGTATGGTGGGATTATTATCTCAATTGCAAGAGCAATCTCATTTAATGGCTTACAAAATGCCCAATGGATGTATGCAATAAACAGTGGAGCTCACTGTAATCCTACATATGCAGGAGATACAATTTATGCTTATACTGAAGTGATTGATACAATTGATCATAAAAGAGATGATATTGGATTATTAAGATTAAGAACAGTAGCTGTTAAAAATCAAAAATCTGAAGAGATAAGTAATCCAAAAGATGAAGATGGTAAGTACTTAAAAAATGTAGTACTTGATTTAGATTACACTGTAATCATTCCAAAAAATAAAACTAAAAAGTAA
- a CDS encoding aldolase/citrate lyase family protein — MTTNLKIEVPEFLNIGVACTSAHVGTDKENNTAMIIEDDKLGTDEITYKELAKKSDQLCNFLTSIGIVPRDRVLVCLKNSLAYPISFFGSIKAGVTAVPTSTLLSGSEVKYLAEDSQASAIVLSASMYENLVPYLENVDNLKTIIVAAIDSVDELKKPKGMNVYSLNEILEETDATPNHYNSKAGEPAYLVYTSGTTGYPKGVLHSHRSLVGRTPATEYWFNFKENDRIMHSGKFNWTYVLGSALMDPLFNGHTVIAYEGANDASTWVDLIKKHKCTIFIGVPTIYRQIIQKTDFTIEDCPSLRYCMSAGEHLSDEMIGLWRDRFKQDIFEAIGMSECSYYISHSVNNPIRPGSAGFVQPGHIVKLLNPETLEEVGVEEEGMICIGMDDPGLFIEYWQLEEETSKAKHDGYFFTGDYAKKDKDGYIWFIGRKDDIINTFGFRVSPHEIERVVKTHEAVADCVAFGLEIGKDKTLVAIAVIGHKELTKEQEEEVLAYSQNNLAKYKAPKLIFGMKDYPRTKNGKVLRKQLVKQLHEQYHAKETGEEIVEYKARRSMMYVPSYNKKYVLKSKSILADCVVFDLEAILQEQREIGRNILREVYKEDGAKFGESERILRVNVLGSEDFKKDMELASELEIDAILFSQIETPEQVLEAEKALMALNPNLTMMVMIETPLAILNSPEICRVSSKVEVIVVGSNKLANRLQIDIKRGSKAMFNYLARIALSAKAYGKTVIDGPHYDVHDEFACEDSTKDAFNIGFDGKALVHPVQVEYINDIFTPKHSEVLEYEEMIEQYEKAEKEGKEVILYKDKLVDECKIKWAKKMITLYETYKALGQNLFGK, encoded by the coding sequence ATGACTACAAATTTAAAAATCGAAGTACCTGAATTTTTAAACATTGGTGTTGCTTGTACATCTGCTCATGTAGGAACAGATAAAGAAAACAACACAGCAATGATTATAGAAGATGATAAACTTGGTACAGATGAGATTACATATAAAGAGTTAGCAAAAAAGTCAGACCAATTATGTAACTTTTTAACTTCTATTGGTATTGTTCCTAGAGATAGAGTTTTAGTTTGTTTAAAAAACTCACTTGCTTACCCTATTTCATTTTTTGGAAGTATTAAAGCTGGAGTTACAGCTGTTCCAACTTCTACACTATTAAGTGGTTCAGAAGTTAAATACTTAGCTGAAGATTCACAAGCAAGTGCAATTGTATTATCAGCTTCTATGTATGAGAACTTAGTTCCATATTTAGAAAATGTTGATAATTTAAAAACAATTATTGTTGCAGCAATTGATAGTGTAGATGAGTTAAAAAAACCTAAGGGTATGAATGTATATTCTTTAAATGAAATTCTTGAAGAAACAGATGCTACACCAAACCATTATAATTCAAAAGCTGGTGAGCCTGCTTATTTAGTATATACTTCAGGAACAACTGGTTATCCAAAAGGTGTTTTACACTCACATAGATCATTAGTTGGAAGAACACCTGCTACTGAGTATTGGTTTAATTTTAAAGAGAATGATAGAATCATGCACTCAGGTAAATTCAACTGGACTTATGTATTAGGTTCAGCACTTATGGATCCATTATTTAATGGACATACTGTAATTGCTTATGAAGGTGCAAATGATGCATCAACTTGGGTTGATTTAATCAAAAAACACAAATGTACAATCTTTATTGGAGTTCCTACTATTTATAGACAGATTATCCAAAAAACTGATTTTACAATTGAAGATTGTCCAAGTTTAAGATACTGCATGAGTGCTGGTGAACACTTATCTGATGAGATGATTGGTTTATGGAGAGATAGATTCAAACAAGATATTTTTGAAGCTATTGGTATGAGTGAGTGTTCTTACTATATTTCACACTCTGTAAACAATCCAATTAGACCTGGAAGTGCTGGATTTGTTCAACCTGGACATATTGTAAAACTTCTTAACCCTGAAACTCTAGAAGAAGTTGGAGTTGAAGAGGAAGGTATGATTTGTATTGGTATGGATGACCCAGGATTATTTATTGAGTACTGGCAACTTGAAGAGGAAACTTCAAAAGCTAAGCATGATGGATACTTTTTTACAGGAGATTATGCTAAAAAAGACAAAGATGGTTATATCTGGTTTATAGGTAGAAAAGATGACATCATCAATACTTTTGGATTTAGAGTTTCTCCTCATGAAATAGAAAGAGTGGTAAAAACCCATGAAGCAGTTGCTGATTGTGTTGCATTTGGACTTGAGATTGGAAAAGACAAAACTTTAGTAGCTATTGCAGTTATTGGACACAAAGAGTTAACAAAAGAACAAGAAGAGGAAGTATTAGCTTACTCTCAAAACAATTTAGCAAAATACAAAGCTCCAAAACTAATCTTTGGAATGAAAGATTACCCAAGAACAAAAAATGGGAAGGTTCTTAGAAAACAACTTGTTAAACAATTACATGAACAATATCATGCAAAAGAAACAGGTGAAGAGATTGTAGAGTATAAAGCTAGAAGATCTATGATGTATGTACCTTCTTATAATAAGAAATATGTATTAAAATCTAAATCTATTTTGGCAGATTGTGTTGTTTTTGATTTGGAAGCAATTTTACAAGAGCAAAGAGAGATTGGAAGAAATATATTAAGAGAAGTTTATAAAGAAGATGGTGCTAAATTTGGAGAGTCTGAAAGAATTTTAAGAGTTAATGTTCTTGGAAGTGAAGATTTCAAAAAAGATATGGAACTAGCAAGTGAACTTGAAATTGATGCAATTTTATTTTCACAAATAGAGACTCCAGAGCAAGTATTAGAAGCAGAAAAAGCTTTAATGGCATTAAATCCAAACCTAACTATGATGGTTATGATTGAAACTCCATTGGCTATTTTAAACTCTCCAGAGATTTGTAGAGTTAGTTCTAAAGTTGAAGTTATTGTTGTTGGTTCAAATAAATTAGCAAATAGACTTCAAATAGATATAAAAAGAGGTTCAAAAGCTATGTTTAACTATCTAGCTAGAATTGCACTATCTGCAAAAGCTTATGGTAAAACAGTTATTGATGGACCACATTATGATGTACACGATGAGTTTGCTTGTGAAGATTCAACAAAAGATGCCTTTAATATTGGATTTGATGGTAAAGCTTTAGTTCACCCAGTACAAGTTGAATATATAAATGATATTTTTACTCCAAAACACTCAGAGGTTTTAGAGTATGAAGAGATGATTGAACAATATGAAAAAGCTGAAAAAGAAGGTAAAGAGGTAATTCTTTACAAAGATAAGCTTGTAGATGAATGTAAAATCAAATGGGCAAAAAAGATGATTACACTTTATGAAACATATAAAGCTTTAGGTCAAAATCTATTTGGTAAATAA
- a CDS encoding aldolase/citrate lyase family protein, whose product MTTSFVDLSKLTAKDDLSPVLGGKWPGIQIYYPPIKFNPLDGTYETMEQAKYRLQKHAYKTKAHTVLFDLEDGCRMKEMSRKLLIEELPKFPERDFQIAVRINPFRTAEYEEDLKMLKKIHKHIDAIVLAKAGEVYGAAEIRDLSSWLVSIGSNLQIQPIIEHPKSLQIADKLMQYNTVQHVVFGIHDFSKAMAYKITPEGWIDELETFFNMLTMEARVKGKGVIGGVEVLLTPNSLPDSCVEKKDIRRWLDLHGDDASRHVYAHAQRETAMGLTGKQVITPNHINVCKVAFTPSPNAIAKDVAILKAAIEADALLSGAIRYEGEMLDPPMFGKSLQNILRANALNSLNKEDYEFAISVLNRMPLQTFKENWPYGQI is encoded by the coding sequence ATGACTACATCTTTTGTTGACTTATCAAAATTAACAGCTAAGGATGACTTAAGTCCAGTACTTGGAGGAAAGTGGCCAGGGATTCAAATCTATTATCCACCAATCAAGTTTAATCCACTTGATGGAACATATGAGACTATGGAGCAAGCAAAATATAGATTACAAAAACATGCATATAAAACTAAAGCTCACACAGTCCTATTTGACTTAGAAGACGGATGTAGAATGAAAGAGATGTCTAGAAAACTTTTAATTGAGGAATTACCAAAATTCCCAGAAAGAGATTTCCAGATTGCTGTTAGAATAAATCCATTTAGAACAGCAGAGTATGAAGAAGATTTAAAAATGTTAAAAAAGATTCATAAACATATTGATGCAATCGTTTTAGCAAAAGCTGGAGAGGTTTATGGAGCAGCTGAGATTAGAGATTTATCTTCTTGGTTAGTTTCAATAGGTAGTAATTTACAAATTCAACCAATTATTGAACATCCAAAATCTTTACAAATAGCAGATAAATTAATGCAATATAATACAGTTCAACATGTGGTATTTGGTATCCATGACTTCTCAAAAGCTATGGCATACAAAATTACACCAGAGGGTTGGATAGATGAATTAGAAACTTTCTTTAACATGCTTACTATGGAAGCAAGAGTTAAAGGTAAAGGGGTAATTGGTGGAGTTGAAGTTCTTTTAACACCAAACTCATTACCAGATTCATGTGTAGAGAAAAAAGATATTAGAAGATGGTTAGATTTACATGGTGATGATGCTTCAAGACATGTTTATGCCCATGCACAAAGAGAAACTGCAATGGGACTTACAGGTAAACAAGTAATTACACCAAACCATATAAATGTTTGTAAAGTTGCTTTCACACCAAGTCCTAATGCAATTGCTAAAGATGTTGCAATCTTAAAAGCTGCAATTGAAGCGGATGCATTATTAAGTGGTGCAATTAGATACGAAGGTGAGATGTTAGATCCACCAATGTTTGGTAAATCTCTACAAAACATATTAAGAGCAAATGCACTTAATAGTTTAAATAAAGAGGATTATGAGTTTGCAATCTCTGTTTTAAATAGAATGCCTCTTCAAACATTTAAAGAAAACTGGCCTTATGGTCAAATATAA
- a CDS encoding IclR family transcriptional regulator — MQANKNKSFSKGLQVLKEIMSSNKPLTANVLCQKLEIDKSTMSRLVTTLMKEDFIEYKGDSKEIVLSDILRKIVYKDDREKIVEKTSALLDEIFYLTDEASYLGILDNNATLYLNQIDKSNRVIKTRDSIGLHAPLHSNAFGKVLMAFSNDINISSLSLTKFTSNTITNIEKLEKQLEEVKEKGYAIGDEEHEFGLKSVAVPYFNKQNKFIGAVGISGLSVRLDEEKLHKYGNEMLKISKGYHKV, encoded by the coding sequence GTGCAAGCAAATAAAAATAAATCCTTCTCAAAAGGTTTACAAGTATTAAAAGAGATAATGAGTAGCAACAAACCTCTAACTGCTAATGTATTATGTCAAAAATTAGAAATAGATAAAAGTACAATGTCTAGATTGGTAACTACTTTAATGAAAGAAGATTTTATAGAATATAAGGGCGATTCAAAAGAGATTGTATTAAGTGATATTCTTAGAAAAATAGTATATAAAGATGATAGAGAAAAGATTGTTGAAAAAACAAGTGCACTTTTAGATGAAATTTTTTACTTAACTGATGAAGCTTCATATTTAGGAATTTTAGATAACAATGCAACTTTATATTTAAATCAAATTGATAAATCAAACAGAGTTATAAAAACAAGAGATTCTATAGGTTTACATGCACCTTTACACTCAAATGCTTTTGGAAAAGTACTTATGGCTTTTTCCAATGATATTAATATCTCTTCTCTTAGTTTGACAAAATTTACTTCAAACACTATAACAAATATAGAAAAGTTAGAAAAACAATTAGAAGAGGTAAAAGAAAAAGGTTATGCAATTGGCGATGAAGAGCATGAATTTGGTTTAAAATCTGTTGCAGTTCCTTATTTCAACAAGCAAAATAAATTTATTGGAGCTGTTGGTATATCGGGTTTATCAGTTAGATTAGATGAAGAAAAACTTCACAAATACGGAAATGAAATGCTTAAAATATCAAAAGGGTATCATAAAGTATAA
- the lipA gene encoding lipoyl synthase: MTMAVNETKKTVNFKKPEWLRKKLVPTAQKEMENLLGEHGLHTICQEAKCPNISECYSKRNATFLILGNICTRRCTYCNVHTGKPTEVDLAEIDGVTTSVLKLGLRFVVITSPARDDLADGGAEQFYRVTQNILEKSPGTQVEILIPDFKGKEESLQRVVDSGAVIIGHNVETVPSLYHIRRNSTYKRSLEVLRKLKELGGDKVKTKSALMVGLGETEEEMVQVFKDLLEVGCKFLSIGQYLAPSGDYEKVKEFVKPEQFERYKKIALDMGFDFVHSTPYARSSYMAHEYLANQKGSL; this comes from the coding sequence ATGACAATGGCAGTAAATGAAACAAAAAAAACAGTTAATTTCAAAAAACCAGAATGGCTAAGAAAAAAACTTGTTCCAACTGCACAAAAAGAGATGGAAAACTTATTAGGTGAGCATGGATTGCATACTATTTGCCAAGAAGCAAAATGTCCAAACATTAGTGAGTGTTACTCAAAAAGAAATGCAACATTTTTAATACTTGGAAATATCTGTACAAGAAGATGTACATATTGTAATGTTCATACAGGGAAACCAACAGAAGTAGATTTAGCAGAGATTGATGGTGTTACTACTTCAGTATTAAAACTAGGACTTAGATTTGTAGTTATTACAAGTCCAGCTAGGGATGATTTAGCTGATGGCGGAGCTGAACAATTTTATAGAGTTACACAAAATATTTTAGAAAAATCTCCAGGAACTCAAGTTGAGATTTTAATTCCTGATTTTAAAGGAAAAGAGGAATCTTTACAAAGAGTTGTAGACAGTGGTGCAGTTATTATTGGACACAATGTGGAAACAGTTCCATCTTTATATCATATTAGAAGAAACTCAACCTATAAAAGAAGTTTAGAAGTTCTTAGAAAACTAAAAGAGTTAGGTGGAGATAAAGTAAAAACAAAATCTGCACTAATGGTTGGACTTGGCGAAACAGAAGAAGAGATGGTTCAAGTATTTAAAGATTTACTTGAAGTTGGATGTAAATTTTTAAGTATTGGTCAATATCTTGCACCTTCAGGTGATTATGAAAAAGTAAAAGAGTTTGTAAAACCTGAACAATTTGAAAGATATAAAAAAATAGCTTTAGATATGGGATTTGATTTTGTTCACTCTACTCCATATGCAAGAAGTTCATACATGGCTCATGAATATTTAGCTAATCAAAAAGGAAGTCTTTAA
- a CDS encoding biotin/lipoate A/B protein ligase family protein, giving the protein MINEHTKFRVIISEKSSSAKNMATDEALLLSLKDNDLPILRLYTWDKNSVTIGISQKVENYDFNNIAKRITGGGILFHGHDVSYSLVLPVNLLKGFNIKESYEKICLFILDFYKKLGLEVCYAKDNLNIQLSKSEYCQVGFEAYDILVNGQKIGGNAQRRTKKAIFQHGSIPVTSVKKGNTIDSRIGISLEDIGINIDFETVQNKLTQSFEDTFDVELEFTQLTKEEEELKNNLLKEKYDNGSK; this is encoded by the coding sequence TTGATTAATGAACACACTAAATTTAGAGTAATTATATCAGAAAAAAGTTCATCTGCAAAAAATATGGCAACAGATGAAGCTTTATTATTATCTTTAAAAGATAATGATTTACCAATACTCCGACTTTACACTTGGGATAAAAATAGCGTAACTATAGGTATTTCACAGAAAGTTGAGAATTATGATTTTAATAATATTGCAAAAAGAATAACAGGTGGTGGTATACTATTTCATGGTCATGATGTATCATATTCTTTGGTTCTTCCTGTAAACCTTTTAAAGGGCTTTAATATAAAAGAATCTTATGAAAAAATATGTTTATTTATTCTTGATTTTTATAAAAAACTAGGTTTAGAAGTGTGTTATGCCAAAGATAACTTGAATATACAACTATCTAAAAGTGAGTATTGTCAAGTTGGATTTGAAGCATATGATATCTTAGTAAATGGCCAAAAAATTGGTGGAAATGCACAAAGAAGAACAAAAAAAGCTATATTCCAACATGGTTCAATTCCTGTTACTAGTGTGAAAAAAGGTAACACAATAGATAGTAGGATTGGAATATCACTTGAAGATATTGGAATAAATATTGATTTTGAAACAGTACAAAACAAATTAACTCAATCTTTTGAAGATACATTTGATGTAGAATTAGAGTTTACACAATTAACAAAAGAGGAAGAGGAATTAAAAAACAACTTATTAAAGGAAAAATATGACAATGGCAGTAAATGA